CAGAATTGACTTCAACCCAGACATCGAGGTATTCATCTCAGAGCAAATaagttttttatttaatacatttttttggaaACTCATTTTAGAACGGTTAAGAATGCAAATACAGAACCTGTGTGAATTAGTTGCAATTATCTCATGCTTTCTTTGACGCCATTAAACACCATTATCAGAGAGTAGTGAATGTCTCGTGTTTTTTCCTGTTTCTTCATGATCAGTTGACAGTATTAGGCAGTCTCACGTCCCGGCATTTGCCCTCTAGCAGTAATTCTGAGAAGTGAAGAAAGAATCTGAGAGATGGTTACCAATCAACACTGGACTACAGACCTCCATCACATTCTGCTGCTTCAGACAGAGAAGGGTTGGTAGGTAGATGTGTTGGATCTGGGATATGTGCTGTGTAGGATATAGGGCACCCAGATTGAGGCCAGGATTCAATCTGATTGCTGGTTATAGGCATATATCTCGAGATTGAGCCGGCATGCAGCATTTACTGTGAATGGGATCTCTGggaacgcgggaacattgcctttaaaagctgcAATGCCTATAGCACGTGATCGGATTGAATCCCTGCCTGAGTGTTGCCTTGCAATTACGGGGTTGTGTTTTGAATGTAGTCTTGGAAATCCAAGACCTAAGGCAACGGCACTAGTTTGCTGGACTATTTTGAATGCATTTTCACAGTCTGTTAAATATACATATATGAAGAGacaagctgtgaacgagctggtGCCTCAGGTGTAAGGAGCTTGCCCTCCAATGACAGGTCATGGGTTCAAGACCTGTGCGCACCACTTGAATGCTACTCTGAGTCAATGAGCAGCGGTTGAGAAAATCTCATTTGTTTTCAATAGACTTCTCTATATTTTAAAACGAAGGGccctattcaatctgtatcgctgatGTGTTACAGATTGCGCAATATACATTCTTAAAAAATATACATTCTAAAGTTATATTCTAAAGTTATTTCCGATTAAGGCCAACATATACAGCGTTAAATGCCATCTCCGCCAACGcggaaacattgcctttaaattaaaATTGGGCTTTAGCGCTGAACTTCTGTGATAAGCATTGATCTCGATTTAAAAGAATACGAGCCCACTTTTTCCAGACGTTTTTCTCCATAACCGCTGCTGTCCACCCTTTCGACCCAAGGAATTTACCCCTCCGCCTCCGCTTATTACTCCCATCCAATCAGCCATCATTGTGTGGCAGCCACTCCCTCAGGTAGCCTTGATTCACTGACCAGTGAAGTCCTCAATATCCAACCATGCTCCAGAACAGGCACCTGTGTTCATGCCTACAACCCTGTGCTTCAGGGGCCAGAGCCACAGACTCTTTTACACTTCCCtctgtattttctacattgagaaTTGAAGAAATCCACACAAAACAGGTATTTTGAACCTACAACTCTTTGGCTACAAGGCAGGGATTTAACCCCAGAGCCACAGACTCAACCATGGAATAGTTATTTCCATATATTTGACATTAGCAGCACACTCAACCATGGAATAGTTATTTCCATATATTTGAAATTAGCAGCACAGGTAATGAGACTTAAACCCACAACCTCTAGGCTTCATGGCAAATATTTAACCCCAGAGCCACAAACTCCTTGAGATACTACATTGCCACCCCTTTATACAAGTGGCAGGTTTAGAAAGTAGTGAACAAGTTGAGAGTAATCTCAGCAGCTATTTCTGACTGAACACAATATCCACACCTGTGCAGGAGGCAGACTGCATTAAAAAAAAAGTCCCTCCCTAGCTCCCCACCCCCAGGTCTCCCTCCCGCTCCCCTACAGGAGTCCCCCTTATCATCTTAAAATGTTCAAACATGATGTCAGAATGTCTTTATTATCCAATGTATGAAGTAAAACGCAATTAGTGTAATTtaaaaaaggtttaaaaaaaatgagtATTGTTTCTTTTTACATAATATACGTTTCTCTAAATTGTTAATGAATAACAATACAAATCATTCAAACATGCCACATATCGCCATAACAACAGCCTGGGTGAGTATAGTGAGCATAGAACAGCGAGCCATCTCAAAGGCCCAGAGTGAGTCAGGGGTGTAGCAGGACGTGGTGTAGCAGGACGTGGTGTAGCAGGATGGGGTGTAGCAGGATGGGGAAACATCTCCAATCCTAAAAATGAATCATCTAGACACAGTCCCGCCTTGATCCTGGTCATAACGTTGTATCAGAGGCGAAGTGACCTTACAACCATGACCCTGATCGCAGCTTTAGAGAGGAAGTGACCTGAGTGTCTGTTGCTTAGGCCCGTTGCTTAGGCCCAGGCCCTGGGATAGAGCTCAGGCGCTGTTGTGCAGGCCCAGGCCCCAGAATAGAGCTCAGGCCCAGTTGTGCAGGCCCAGGCCCCGGGACAGCATGATGGCCTCCAGGTCTCTGTCTTCCTGGCTCTCCTGCAGCCGCTGCTCCTCCAGCAGAGACACCAGAGCATCTCTCTGCTCCACCACCTCCAACATCTCCCCTAGGATTAGCTTCTCCTCAGCCAGCTCTGCCTCACCCTTCAGGTGGtctgaaagagagggagtgagagaaagatgaaAACAGAGAATATATTAAGAGCGTTATGGTACAgtatgacgtgtgtgtgtttgcatgtgtatgAGTGTACTTACCATCCACGGCCATCCTCTCTCTGAGCTCCTGTTGAAGACGGCTCTGTCTGTCCTCCAACTCCAGCTCCCgagcactgatggagagacaGTTGCCATGGAGACCATGTCAGTCCACAGAGACactgattgactcaaataatTGCATACTGCACTGAGGCATACTACATACTGCCATTCCGTCATAAGTGCTCATACTATTCATACATTTGGGCAGCACAAAGCACAGAGTCCAGTGGTGACTGGGgaagatgaggggtgggggtgtgtgtctatttgtcaataacagctggtgtgcgatgtctaatattaaagaagtctcgaggtattgctcgcctgaggtagagtaccttatgataagctgtagaccacactatctaccaagagagttctcatctatattattcgtagctgtctatttaccaccacaaaccgatgctggcactaagaccgcactcaaccaactctataaggccataagcaaacaagaaaatgctcatccagaagtggcgctccttgtggccgggaactttaatgcaggcaaacttaaatttgttttacctaatttctaccagcatgtcacatgtgcaaccagagggaaaaaatgtaaaataataatacaataaataactatagaccacctttactccacacatagaaatgcatacaaagctctcccccgcccttcatttggcaaatctgaccataattatatcctcctgtttcctgcttacaagcaaaaactaaagcaggaagtaccagtgattcgCTCAAtacgaaagtggtcagatgacacggatgctaagctacaggaatgttttgctaacacagactggaatatgttcccgggattcatccaatggtaatgaggagtataccacctcagtcatcggcttcatcaataagtgcatcgacaacgtcatccccacagtaaccgtacgtacatattccaaccagaagccatggattacagaccaTCAttaatcattaagtttgctgacgacacaacagtgatcaccgacaacgatgagacagcctatagggaggaggtcagagacctggcagtgtggtgccaggacaacaacctctcctttaatgtgagcaagacaaaggagctgatcgtggactacaggaaaaggcgggccgaacaggcccccattaacatcaagcgggttgagagtttcaaattccttggtgtccacatcaccaacgaactatcacggtccaaacacaccaagacagtcgtgaagaggccacAACAACATttctccccctcaggagactgaaaagacttgacatgggtccccagatcctcaaaaggttctatagctgcaccatcgacagcatcctgaccggttgcgtcaccgcctagtatggcaactactcggcatctgaccataaggcgctacagagggtagtgcgtacggcccagtacatcactgggaccaagcttcctgccatccaggacctatatactaggcggtgtcagaggaaagccccaagaATTGTCAgatactccagtcacccaagtcatagacttttctctgctactgcacggcaagcgttaccagagcgccaagtcttggaccaaaaggctctttaacagcttctacccccaagccataagactgctgaaaaatTTATGAAagggccaccggactatttacgttgacaccccccttccctccatttgttttgtacactgctgttactcgctgtttattatctatgcatagtcactgctcccctacctacatgttcaaattacctcaactaacctgtacccctgcacatatacccggtaccccctgtatatagcttagttattgttatttattgtgatactttttactttagtttatttggtaaatattttcttaactctttcttgaactgcactgttggttaagggcttgtaagtaccagtaagcatttcacggtaaggtctacactcgtatttggcgcatgtgacaaataaagtttgatttgacatAGGGGGTCATGGGTCAGATAGATACTCACAATATCATGAGTTCTGACTCATAGCGCATCAGACAGTTCTTCTGCTGGACCAGCTTGAACCACTGCTGCATCAGAGCTGGGTCATCCTGCCTGCCCATGACTAAAGGAGCGagggggaaatggaaagagagggagggaggcgtgTAAGGAACCAGGGGTTAGATTGGAGGGTAATGAATAGTATGAGGGAATACAGCATAGTACGTGAGGTACATACCTCCCAGGTGTAAGTCCAGCTCTTCACTGTCATTCGACTCGCCCCAGTAGTCTTTAATGAGAACATACAAGGGAGTTGACCACATGACCACACATACACTGGTCATTTGCTTAGTCAAACTAACTAAGAGTAATATAGGTAAAACAAACCATGATGTCAAACAAGCGTGTaaatagtgtgtgtttacctgctTCCCCTCTCAAGGCCTTCTCCACAgccacacccctctcctccagctgCCTCTGCTTCTCCTCCACCTGCTCCAACTGCCTTTGGATCATCTGATAAGGCACATTTTATACACTcaagccctgtttatacctgattctaacatgcattatttctcctgatcttgtccacattctgattggccaACATTCTTTCAGACAGGCGTAGACGATTAAAATACGCATTTGATCTGATCGTGAGCAGATCTTCCTGATCACAGCCGGAGGTAGTCAGGCACGCAtcggctgtgtttacacaggcagcccaattctgatatttttcctttaattggtattttgaccaatcagatcagccctTTAGCCAGTAATTGAGCAAAAGATCAGAATGGGTCTGCCTATGTAGACAAAGTGTAGACAAATCCGAACAGTGAATCCATTTAAATAACTATTATCCCGCattctaaaatcattgacaggtggcacCACTGACTTACGGCATCAATATGTGTCTTATGAAAAGCATGAGCTGGCACACACTCAGAGATTGAACTGATGGATACTGGCTTAGAGGTaatatttagtgtgtgtgtttgtttctcagGGGTCAGCATGTGATCGTGGAGGTGACTTATGAGACGGCTCCTAGTGCTTCTGCGCTGCAGTGGCTCACTCCTGAACAGACTGCTGGGAAGAAACACCCCTACCTCTTCAGCCAgtgccaggtaacacacacatacacacacacactgtgagttTATGGACATGCACAAACATGAAAAGTCTTATTTTGGGGTTGGGCTCATTCTAATTCAACAAAAGACTGCACCACGAACAGTACTTCTATGGTAAAAGTAGTTGCAAGACTGCGGCATCAAAATGGAACATTTTCACAACCTCCTCTGCAACATCTGCCGAGTGTAACTGTAGTCACGCACAGAAACAACTTCTGTTACTAGAAGTCCTTATCATTCTTATTATTTTTGGTTGGATGCCAGTCTTGCTCAACGGTCATTTTAACTGTAAAAGTAGTTGTAAGACTGTCTCAAAAGACATAACAAGGGAACACTTTCCCAACCCCATCTTCTGCAACATCTGGTCACTGGTGTTGTAATCACGCACGGAAACCTGTTCTGCTCTTTGAAGTTCCTAGCAGAAGAAAGATTGAATCATTTGATTGTAACCTGTGCCAGGTGAGGTTGCTTATGCCCCTGCTTTCTTTCTTTATtatatcccccctcctctcctcccccttttgTTGTGTATCACCTTTGTGTCCAATGGTGCAGTGTTCAGCTACAGCACTGATAAGTTGATCATTGGCTCCTCTGTCGTTGATAATGATATTAACAGCCCTCTATATTATTGCACACAATATTACTTTGTTTACTTAAATTCGTCCCCTCTTGGAGATAAATCCAGATTAGGTGGTTGATATGATAATGTGCTAATAACCACCTCAAACCCCTCCAGGCCACCCATTGCAGGAGCATGGTACCCTGCCAGGATACTCCTGCTATGAAACACACCTACTATGCCCAGGTGTCTGTCCCCAAGGAGCTGGTGGCTGTGATGAGTGCTTTACGGGACGGAGAGGAGCCTGATCCCCAGGACAGCAGCCGGATCATCTACCGCTTCAGACAACCAGTCAGTGTTTCTATTCTCGATCCACTGTTTCTATCCATTtctccatccaaccatccattgTCATCCATAGCTTAATACAGTAAGTCAGTCTTGCTTTTTGGCTTGACTGTTCAAGGCACAGCGCTGCCAAAGTAGCTGCTGATCAAACAATAATGAGTTAATTACAAGGAATGTTTAGGTGAAACGGCCAGATAACAAAAGGAACTGTCGTAGTACGCCTGCAATCTGAATgaaatacactaccagtcaaaagtttggagtgtttttctttattttgactattttctacattgtagaataatagtgaagacgtcaaaactatgaaataacacatacggaatcatgtagtaaccaaaaaagtgctaaacaaatcaagatatatttgagattcttcaaagtggccacccatttgccttgacagctttgcacattcttggcattctctcaaccagcttcatgaggtagtcacctggaatgcatttcaattaacaggtgtgtcttgttaaaagttcatttgtggaatttctttcctttttaatgagtttgagccaatcagttgtgttgtgacaaggtaggggtggtatacagaagatagccctatttggtaaaagaccaagtccatattatggcaagaacagctcaaataagcaaagagaaatgacagtccatcattactttaacacatgaaggtcagtcaatctggaaaagttcaagaactttgaagtgcagttgcaaaaaccatcaagcactacgatgaaactggctctcatgaggacatccacaggaaagtaagaccgggaaatacctctgctgcagaggataagttctttagagttaccagcctcagaaattgcagcccaaataaatgcttcacagagttcaagtaacaaacacatctcaacatcaactgttcagaggagaacacgtgaatcaggacttcatggtcgaattgcagcaaagaaaccactactaaaggacaccaatgagaagagacttgcttgggccaagaaacacgagcaatggacattagaccggtggaaatcagtcctttggtctgatgagtccaaatttgagattgttggttccaaccaccgtgtctttgtgagactccagagtaggtgaacggatgatctccgcatgcgtggttcccaccgtgaagcatggaggaggaggtgtgatgctgtgggagtgctttgctggtgacactgtcagtgatttatttagaattcaaggcacacttaaccagcatggctaccacagcattctgcagcaatacgccatcccacctggtttgcgcatagtggcacttttgtttttcaacaggacaatgacccaaaacacacctccagactgtgtaagggctatttgaccaaagagagtgatggagtgctgcatcagatgccctggcctccacaatcaccgatctcaacccaattgagatggtttgggatgagttggactgcagagtgaaggaaaagcagccaacatgtgctcaacatgtgggaac
The DNA window shown above is from Salmo trutta chromosome 8, fSalTru1.1, whole genome shotgun sequence and carries:
- the LOC115198689 gene encoding protein-methionine sulfoxide oxidase mical3a, giving the protein MIQRQLEQVEEKQRQLEERGVAVEKALRGEADYWGESNDSEELDLHLGVMGRQDDPALMQQWFKLVQQKNCLMRYESELMIFARELELEDRQSRLQQELRERMAVDDHLKGEAELAEEKLILGEMLEVVEQRDALVSLLEEQRLQESQEDRDLEAIMLSRGLGLHNWA